In the Epinephelus lanceolatus isolate andai-2023 chromosome 6, ASM4190304v1, whole genome shotgun sequence genome, one interval contains:
- the dio1 gene encoding type I iodothyronine deiodinase translates to MAAGAVRTGVHYQGASMSLHRLMVYLSTACMFCYMIGVTLIVSILHFISPSLTKKLVLKMGEKSTMTQNPNFKYEDWGLTFGSMNFIKVASYHMWMSLGQAAFEGGDAPDTPVVTMEGKKTSIGKYLKDNRPLVLSFGSCTUPPFMYKLEEFKQLVKDLSDVADFLVVYIAEAHSTDGWAFTNNIDINQHQSLEDRLSAAQILLQKEPLCPVVVDEMNDVSAIKYGALPERLYVLQAGKVVYKGGVGPWSYDPMEVRSFLDKMK, encoded by the exons ATGGCAGCAGGCGCTGTAAGAACGGGAGTCCACTACCAAGGAGCAAGCATGTCCTTGCACAGATTGATGGTCTATTTGTCGACAGCATGCATGTTTTGCTACATGATAGGAGTCACTCTCATTGTCTcaattttgcattttatttctcCAAGTCTCACCAAGAAGCTAGTGCTCAAAATGGGTGAAAAGAGCACCATGACTCAGAATCCCAACTTTAAGTATGAAGACTGGGGTCTGACATTCGGATCTATGAATTTCATAAAAGTGGCATCTTACCACATGTGGATGTCTCTCGGACAAGCGGCGTTTGAAGGGGGAGACGCTCCGGATACACCTGTGGTCACCATGGAGGGAAAGAAAACAAGTATCGGCAAGTACTTGAAAG aCAACAGACCGCTAGTGTTGAGTTTTGGAAGTTGCACCTGACCCCCGTTTATGTACAAACTTGAGGAGTTCAAGCAACTCGTCAAGGACTTAAGCGATGTAGCTGACTTTCTTGTGGTCTACATCGCCGAGGCGCATTCAACAG ATGGTTGGGCCTTTACCAACAACATTGACATCAACCAGCACCAGAGCCTGGaggacaggctgtctgcagcaCAGATCTTGCTTCAAAAGGAGCCTTTGTGTCCGGTGGTTGTGGATGAAATGAATGATGTCTCTGCCATAAAGTATGGTGCTCTGCCAGAGAGGCTTTACGTGCTGCAGGCTGGGAAAGTTGTCTACAAG GGGGGAGTTGGGCCTTGGTCTTATGATCCCATGGAGGTGCGTTCGTTCCTGGATAAGATGAAATAA